GAACAGCATGGCGGCCGCCTCGCGCGCGCCCTTGAAGTTCGGGATGCGGCCGCGGGGTGGAAACGGATAGGCGGCCAACCCCTCGGATTCCAGCCGAGTCCACACATGGTCGCGGGCGCTGGCCTTGCTGTCGAAGCGCATGGAGACGCCTTCCGGCTGCGATAAAATGGCCTTTCTTTCTGAGGCGTCTGCAAGGCGTTGACAAGGTGCGATCAGACCTTTAACAACGCGCTCCTACCCCGCACTGCAGCGGTCGCCGACGGCGCCGCAGCGGTTCAGCCCAAATGCCCAGGTGGCGGAATTGGTAGACGCGCAGGTTTCAGGTACCTGTGGCCGCAAGGCCGTGGAAGTTCGAGTCTTCTCCTGGGCACCAAGCTTCGGCTAAGCCGTTGATCCACAACAAATCCAGCCCGATCAAGGGCCTGTGCCTCACCAACTGGTACACATTGGTGGGACGCAAACGATTCTGTTGCGGGTTGTTCGTCCGATGAAGCGACGCGAGGGCGCTGTCACGTTAACGACGGCAAGCCCAGAGGAAGACCCATTCCCAACTGCTCAGGCCATGACGGCGTCCCGCCAGCCGGCATGCGCTACGACGCGGACCGACTTCAGGGTTCGGCGGGAAATCCGCGAAATCTGACGGCGTTGCTGGTTGAACAGGTTGTAGACGGCGGGATGGATCGAGAGGAATTGTTGCGCCGGGCCGGGCGATCGAAATCCTCGTCGTTGCCGCTCCCGCTCTCGTGTCGGTCGATGCGAGACCTCAGCCCGGTTGTTGGAACGGCTGCCCGTGACGTGGCGGTCGCTGGGTCGCTGAGGCCCAGGTCGCCCAGCGCGGCGCCATTGGATCGAAGCCGGTCAGTCACGATTTCGTCTGAGACACAGCCCTGCCGCTTCAGCGGTATCCGCAACAGCTTGAGCGCGGCTTTCATGGCGCGGCGCGACTGGATGATGATGGCGGCTAATTGGAGTTGGAAATCAGCGATATCGCATCAAAATACTGGCGGAGAGGGAGGATTCGAACCCTCGAAGGACTTGCGCCCTTAACGGTTTTCGAGACCGCCCCGTTCAACCACTCCGGCACCTCTCCGCGCCCCAACGGCCGGGCCTTATAGCCTCGGGTGGGCGTCGAGGAAAGCAAAAAATTCGGGCGCCGGTCGCACTTCCTCCGACGCAGGAGTCGCATGCGAATATTCCATGCGGATTTGCAGGGTGAGGCGGTGCCCGAAAACCTCGCCACACTCCGCGGCATCACCCTCAATCTCCTCCAAACCGCAAGGCCAAAGCTCCCCATCAGCCGAAAGCGAAAACGCGCAGGATGGTCCGACGACTTCGCCAAATCCATCATCGGCCAAATGCGATAGCCCTGACGGCCCCTGCTGCAGGGGTTGACAGAAACGGCACATTCATTATTGTCCTCGCTTCGCTTTCAGGGCGAGCTCTCTGACGAAACCCGCAGGTTAACCGAACCGCGCCCGGGTTGGCGGCCAAGTCCAGTACGATGGCGGCTCCAGGCGCGAAGCGGAACGGAATTGTTCGAACATGTACGCAGTCATTCGCACGGGCGGCAAACAGTATCGCGTCGCCAAAGACGATGTCATCACGGTTGAGCGCCTGCCGGGCGATGCCGGCAACGAGGTGACGCTCGATCAGGTCCTCATGCTCTCCGGCGATGCCGGGGTGCGCGTCGGCGCACCCACGGTCGACGGCGCCAGCGTCAAGGCCGAGATCGTCGAGCAGAGCCGCGGCGACAAGGTCATCATCTTCAAAAAGCGCCGGCGGCAGAAGTCGCGCACGAAGAACGGCCACCGCCAGTTGCACTCGGTCCTCAAAATCACGGCGATCGACGGCTAGTCGCATCCCCGGTCAGTCTTTCCTCAGGAGACAGAGCCATGGCTCATAAAAAGGCAGGCGGCTCCTCGCGCAACGGCCGCGACAGCGAAGGCCGGCGCCTGGGCGTCAAGAAGTTCGGCGGCGAACTGGTCATTCCGGGCAATATCCTGGTCCGCCAGCGCGGCACGAAATTCCATGCGGGCGACAATGTCGGCATGGGCAAGGATCACACCCTGTTCGCCAAGACCGAAGGCCATGTGTCGTTTGTGCGCAAGCGCGGCGACCGGGCGTTCGTCAGCGTTCTGCCCATTGGCGCGGCCCAGGCCGCCGCCGTGGACGGCGACGACTAACGGCAAACGGTCTCGGGGCCGCCCGGCGGCCCCCGCTCCTGTAGGGGGCCGCCGCAAGGCCCCCTCCGACGGAAAGCACCGTTCCCATGCGCTTCCTCGACGAAGCGAAGATTTTCGTCAAAAGCGGTGACGGCGGCCCCGGCTGCGTCAGCTTTCGGCGCGAGAAATTCATCGAGTTCGGCGGGCCGGACGGCGGCGATGGCGGCCGTGGCGGCGACGTGATCGTCGAATGCGTCGACAATCTGAACACGCTGATCGACTACCGCTACCAGCAGCACTACAAGGCCCAGCGCGGCCAGCACGGCATGGGCCGCCAGCGCAGCGGCGCCCGGGGCGAGGATGTGGTGCTGAAAGTGCCCCCCGGCACGCAGATCCTGGATGAGACCGCCGAGCACGTGCTCGCCGACCTGACCGAGGCCGGCGACCGGCTCGTGCTGCTGAAGGGCGGCGATGGCGGCTTCGGCAACCAGCACTACAAGACCGCCACCAACCAGGCGCCGCGCCGGGCCGACCCCGGCTGGCCGGGCGAGGAAATGTGGATCTGGTTGCGGCTGAAGCTGATCGCCGATGTTGGCCTGATCGGCCTGCCCAATGCGGGCAAATCCACCCTGCTCTCCGCCACCAGCCGCGCCCAACCCAAGATCGCGGCCTATCCCTTCACCACCCTGCATCCGAATCTGGGCGTGGTGCGCCGCGGCGAGGACACGCTGGTGCTGGCGGATATTCCCGGCCTGATCGAGGGTGCGAGCGACGGCGCCGGGCTCGGCACGCGGTTCCTCGGCCATATCGAGCGCTGCGATCTGCTGGTGCATCTGGTCGACGGCTCCATGGGCGAGGACGTGGCTGCGGCCTACCGCACCGTGCGCGAGGAGTTGGAGGCTTACGGCGCCGACCTCGAATCCAAGACCGAGTTGCTGGTGCTGAACAAGATCGACGCCATGGACGCGGACGAGATCGCGCTGCAACGGGAATATCTGGCCGAAGCCGCCGGCTGTGACCCCGAGGCGATCTGGCTGCTGTCGGGCGTCAGCGGCAGCGGCGTCGAGGAACTCTGCGACCGGCTGATGCAGCACGTCGCCGAGCGTCGCGCCGCCGAGGCCGAAGCCGAACCCGAACCGTTCGCGCCATGAACCATCCCCTGAACACGGCCGGGCGGGTGGTGGTCAAGATCGGCTCCGCCCTGCTGGTGGATAGCGACGCCGGCACGCCGCGCCAGGCCTGGCTCGCGGCACTGGCGGCAGACATTGCCGGCATGCGCGCCCGCGGCCAGGAAGTGGTGGTGGTGTCCTCCGGCGCCATCGCCCTCGGCCGGCGCTCGTTGCGCCTGCCGAAAGGCACCCTGAAGCTGGAGGAAAGCCAGGCCGCGGCGGCGGCGGGGCAGATTCGCCTTGCCCACGCCTACGAGTCCGCGCTCGGCGCCCATGGCATCCCCGTCGCCCAGGTGCTGGTGACCCTGTCGGATACGGAGGAGCGGCGCCGTTATCTGAACGCCCGCAACACGCTTTCCACTCTGTTGAAACACCGGGCGGTGCCGGTGATCAACGAGAACGACACCGTCGCCACCGACGAGATCAAATACGGCGACAACGATTCGCTGGCCGCCCGCATCGCCCAGATGATCGGCGCCGACGTGCTGGTGCTGCTGTCCGACATCGACGGCCTCTACACCGGCGATCCGCGCCACGACCCCACGGCGGAGTTCTTGCCGCATATCCGGGGCGTCAATGCCCGCATCGAGGCCATGGCCGGCAAGCCGGGCCAGGACGGCACCGGCGGCATGGTCACCAAGCTGGTCGCGGCCAAGATTGCGCTCGGCGCCGGCTGCCACATGCTGATCGCCAGCGGACACCAGCCGCACGCCCTGCAAGCGCTGCTCGACGGCAGCGCGCGCTGCACCTGGTTCGAGTCCGCCACCTCGCCCCGCACGGCGTATAAACAGTGGATCGCCGGCAGCCTGCGGCCGAAGGGTCGGCTGCGCATCGATGCCGGTGCCGCCGCCGCGCTCGGCCGCGGCCGCTCGCTGCTGCCCGCCGGCGTGCGCGCGGTCGAGGAAGAGTTCCAGCGGGGCGACGCCGTTCTGGTGGCCGACCTGCAAGGGCGCGAACTGGCGCGCGGCCTGGTCGCCTATGACAGCGACGACGCCCGCCGCATCGCCGGCCACAAGAGCGCTGTGTTCGAGGACCTGCTCGGCTATCGTGGCCGGCAGGAGATGATCCATCGCGACGACCTGGTGCTGACCGCTCCGTCCCTGCTGGCGGCGGCACCGGCCAAGACGAATCGACGGGAAGCGTCATGACCCAACAGACTGCCAGCGGCCAGACCGGCATGAGCGAGACCGACGCCGACGCACTGCTCGCCGGGATCGGCGCCAGGGCCCGCGCCGCCACGGCCGCACTCGGCAAGGCCAGCGCTGCGGCCAAGGCTCAAGGCCTGCACGAAGCGGCCGAACGGGTGCGCAGCGCTGGCAACGCCCTGCTCGACGCCAATGCCGGCGACTGCGCCCTGGCCGAGAAGAACGGCATTTCTGCCGCCTTCCTCGACCGGCTGCGCCTGACGCCGGACCGGATCGAAGGCATTGCCGGCGGGCTGGACGCCGTCGCGGACCGGCCCGACCCGGTGGGCATGGTCGACCAGGCCTGGACGCCGGCGAACGGCCTCAATATCAGCCGCGTGCGGGTGCCGCTGGGCGTGATCGGCGTCATTTACGAGAGCCGGCCGAACGTCACGGCGGACGCCGGCGGCCTCTGCGTCAAGGCCGGCAATGCGGCGGTGCTGCGCGGCGGCTCCGACAGTTTTGCCACCTCCGGCCTGCTGGTGGATTGCCTTCAGGACGGGTTCGCCGCCGCCGGCCTGCCCCGCGACGCAGTGCAGCGCGTGCCCACCAAGGACCGGGCCGCCGTCGGCGCCATGCTGCGCGCCCGCGGCCTGATCGACGTGATCGTGCCCCGCGGCGGCGCCAGCCTGACCGAACGCGTGTTCCGCGAGGCGCGCATGCCGGTGATCGGCCATCTGGAAGGGCTCTGCCACCTTTATATCGACGCCGCGGCCGACCTGGGCATGGCGCGCGCCATCACCGTCAACGCCAAGATGCGCCGCACCGGCATTTGCGGCGCGGCCGAGACGCTGCTGGTCGACCGGCGTGCGGCCAGCACCCATCTACAACCATTGATTGCCGACCTGCTCGCGGCCGGTTGCGCCGTGCGCGGCGACGAGAGCGCCCAGGCCGCCGACCCGCGGGTGACGCCGGCGGTGGAAAGCGACTGGCGCACGGAATATCTGGACGCGATCATCGCGGTCCGC
The nucleotide sequence above comes from Alphaproteobacteria bacterium. Encoded proteins:
- the rplU gene encoding 50S ribosomal protein L21 translates to MYAVIRTGGKQYRVAKDDVITVERLPGDAGNEVTLDQVLMLSGDAGVRVGAPTVDGASVKAEIVEQSRGDKVIIFKKRRRQKSRTKNGHRQLHSVLKITAIDG
- the rpmA gene encoding 50S ribosomal protein L27, producing MAHKKAGGSSRNGRDSEGRRLGVKKFGGELVIPGNILVRQRGTKFHAGDNVGMGKDHTLFAKTEGHVSFVRKRGDRAFVSVLPIGAAQAAAVDGDD
- the obgE gene encoding GTPase ObgE, with the protein product MRFLDEAKIFVKSGDGGPGCVSFRREKFIEFGGPDGGDGGRGGDVIVECVDNLNTLIDYRYQQHYKAQRGQHGMGRQRSGARGEDVVLKVPPGTQILDETAEHVLADLTEAGDRLVLLKGGDGGFGNQHYKTATNQAPRRADPGWPGEEMWIWLRLKLIADVGLIGLPNAGKSTLLSATSRAQPKIAAYPFTTLHPNLGVVRRGEDTLVLADIPGLIEGASDGAGLGTRFLGHIERCDLLVHLVDGSMGEDVAAAYRTVREELEAYGADLESKTELLVLNKIDAMDADEIALQREYLAEAAGCDPEAIWLLSGVSGSGVEELCDRLMQHVAERRAAEAEAEPEPFAP
- a CDS encoding glutamate 5-kinase; protein product: MNHPLNTAGRVVVKIGSALLVDSDAGTPRQAWLAALAADIAGMRARGQEVVVVSSGAIALGRRSLRLPKGTLKLEESQAAAAAGQIRLAHAYESALGAHGIPVAQVLVTLSDTEERRRYLNARNTLSTLLKHRAVPVINENDTVATDEIKYGDNDSLAARIAQMIGADVLVLLSDIDGLYTGDPRHDPTAEFLPHIRGVNARIEAMAGKPGQDGTGGMVTKLVAAKIALGAGCHMLIASGHQPHALQALLDGSARCTWFESATSPRTAYKQWIAGSLRPKGRLRIDAGAAAALGRGRSLLPAGVRAVEEEFQRGDAVLVADLQGRELARGLVAYDSDDARRIAGHKSAVFEDLLGYRGRQEMIHRDDLVLTAPSLLAAAPAKTNRREAS
- a CDS encoding glutamate-5-semialdehyde dehydrogenase; the protein is MSETDADALLAGIGARARAATAALGKASAAAKAQGLHEAAERVRSAGNALLDANAGDCALAEKNGISAAFLDRLRLTPDRIEGIAGGLDAVADRPDPVGMVDQAWTPANGLNISRVRVPLGVIGVIYESRPNVTADAGGLCVKAGNAAVLRGGSDSFATSGLLVDCLQDGFAAAGLPRDAVQRVPTKDRAAVGAMLRARGLIDVIVPRGGASLTERVFREARMPVIGHLEGLCHLYIDAAADLGMARAITVNAKMRRTGICGAAETLLVDRRAASTHLQPLIADLLAAGCAVRGDESAQAADPRVTPAVESDWRTEYLDAIIAVRIVDGVDGAMEHINTYGSHHTDSIVTGDPATAERFLAEVDSAIVLHNASTQFADGGEFGFGAEIGISTDRFHARGPVGADQLTSYKYVVRGHGETRP